The following DNA comes from Quercus robur chromosome 1, dhQueRobu3.1, whole genome shotgun sequence.
CAATTCCACAACCAATCCTTCCCCTGTCCAGCGTGAGTTCCTGATTTCTCGCCCCTTCCCAGCATTAATGtcatttgaattcaaattaaatctTAAAGGAAATCTGCTTTTATTCATTGCCGGAATTTTCTTGTCTAATTTCTTCCCCACATTAATGCTCCGAAACCTCCCTTTCGCAGCACCCACGACTGTCGGCCAAGCTTTACCGACCTGAAAATCATCTTCCACCACCTGATCACATGGTTTGCCAACTGGATATTCTATTGCTAATGACTTAGTATGATCGAATCTCGGAGTTTCCGCTATCTTCTCCACTATTCAAGGCTTCTCATGATCACTGGTAACAGGGTGCTGTATCTGCTTCATATCCCTCGCCGGCGCATGACCTTTCACTGCTTCTACAAAAGACCGAGAGGATTGAATCTCTGAATTTCGTTTATGTGGCTGAGCTATAAATTTCGAACCACCCGAAGCATATTGTGTGGGTGCCAACATCCTTCTTAATTCAAGCCCAAAAACCCTCCAACCTTGTTGAGCTTTGCCTGCAGGGATAATGATAACTCTCCTTTGCCCGCCTACTTTGAGTTCTGTCACTGCTAAGAATTGACCATAGGTGTTGGAACCACATTGCAACGTGTAAGCAGTATTACCTTCCCTGAGTGTAAAAAACTGCTTGGGATTGACTCTGATCACAGAGTGTTCAATATTATTCATAAGCCATTGTGCCGCATTCTTGCTCATGAAAACGGATTGCATGAAATATTTACCCCTTTCAAAAATccttagagagaaaaaatttcccccTTCCTCAACCACCAACTGAAAAAGCTTTGATTCAATAAAAAAACTTCAAGAACCACCCATACTAATcagagaaaggaaagaagagaacaaaattTTTCTGGCTAATTTGAGGTAGCTGGGCCTCCTATGCTTGGGATAGGAAACACTTATATTTCTCCTACCCCTAGTTCTTTAGctagcatttttgtttttttccttactctttttgctttttattttttattttatttttattttttactttaaaaaccTCTAAGCAAATTGAGACCACTAAACTAGACAAAGAACAAAGTTGATATCCCAGATCCTAAGCTCTTTTGTCAGTGTTTGGCATCCAGAAGTGTCCCCCAACAACCTTGCTTGTCATTCTGATCATAGTGCACAGTTGATGGTTGATGTTGCCCATAGTTTTGAACAGTGTGCTTGATAAGTTTTTGCGTCATGCTATAGGATGCACGTTGTTCTGTTTTAAATTATGGGCTTGCCTGCATTTGTTTTTCTACTTAAGTTTGTTTGGGATCGAAatcattgaaaaacaaatgcaaatcaTGATTTATTAGAACTTTTTGATCCTTGCTAATTTGGAACTTGTGTATTGATCTTAATAGACAATTAGTGTGGAGGCttgtaaaaacttaaaaataggcatgttttatttgtttctggTATACTGAGAGGATGTTTACTGCAACTATATTGTCCATGACAGGCTGGTGGAAGAAGCAGATTATAAATCTACCAAAGAACTATTTGGTGAGAGAGGAGATGAGAAGACTCTTGATAATTTTATTCCCAAATCAGATTCTGATTTCTTGGAATATGCAGAGCTCGTATCACAAAAGCTGCGTCCATTTGAGGTGTGTTAAATTGTCTTCCTCTGTTTTGACCAAAGGTGAAGTGAATATCTAACTTTGTTAATAAATGTACCTGTGCTTCTGTGATACAGAAAAGTTACCATTACATTGCTTTACTCAAGGATGTAATGAGACTGTCAATGACTACTTTGAAAGCAGCAGATGCAAAAGATGTTGCATCTTCTGTCACAGCAATTGCAAATGAAAAACTAAAAGCAGAGAAGGAAGCAAATGCTGGTAAAAAGAAAGGTAACTTTTTGTGTACTTTGACTTCCTGGATACTTCAAGAGGATCACATACGGAATTGTAAATCCGTTGTGATGGACAGACATTGACTTATATGTACTTAATGGATTTATCTCTCCATTTTTTCAGTTGGTGCTCTCAGTTGTTCTGTAATGAGGAATTTATCAATAACTTATCAATTTGTGTTTCTCAATTGTTTTTCCTTGCCTGCAGCCCCTAGGAAAAAGCCTTTCCTTGTTGACAAGCCAAACGATGAAATGGTTGTTACTTCCTATGATGCTCTTGATGACTATGATTTCATGTGAGTGTTTTGTTCCAGTCAGAAATTGGATTCTGCATTTAAGTCATTGAAGTAGGGATAAGATCCTCCGGCGTTCCCCTCCCCAGATAATCACGAGTGTTATTGCTGTATTTGTTCTATAAGAAACTGTCACATTGCCTTCTATATTTTATGgtcaattttgttagttttgaATACTAGATCTACATTTGTTTGCATATACTATATGTTGTGCTTTTGCCCAAGTCATTGAAAAACTTGTTACTGTCAAAAGTATAATTACTatttattgagatttttttattcaagtcCTTCAATAATTTTGCATTATCAAATATTTTAGGTTGGATAAATGTGATGCGTGTTGAATGGGTGCAAAAAATAATGAatggaaaaattagaaaaataaatatgccAACA
Coding sequences within:
- the LOC126728875 gene encoding uncharacterized protein LOC126728875; this encodes MEDWEDEQIPPIPTKEQSKINWDDEDVDDDDVKESWEDEDEHTTAPETKPPVERAPKKPAVEAAEKKGKTVEVVKEEPLDPVAEKLRQQRLVEEADYKSTKELFGERGDEKTLDNFIPKSDSDFLEYAELVSQKLRPFEKSYHYIALLKDVMRLSMTTLKAADAKDVASSVTAIANEKLKAEKEANAGKKKAPRKKPFLVDKPNDEMVVTSYDALDDYDFM